A genome region from Diorhabda carinulata isolate Delta chromosome 2, icDioCari1.1, whole genome shotgun sequence includes the following:
- the LOC130890912 gene encoding probable tyrosyl-DNA phosphodiesterase: MDSFLKRKNVNSDNNDVKKIKKEICPHSLKCFRKNPHHFKEFDHPHLTKLIETNTQIEIPSDYPQPKNVYLEQIDILKPLLKMISNKLMSSSDINLPSTSSSFNENSINYKQTDKDATDIKVKSESTIKRKNSPKDNLQEKNHTESKIKPLPGTMLEKLERNAPYNIFFTTIIKAPQTKDQPNSITFTDLLCPSLGALKCSLQINFMIDIDWLLKQYKERNLSSKPLTILYGDDWPDMEKFIKMFCPNVTSKLVKMKDPFGCHHSKIGIYVYEDNSLRVVVSTANLYYEDWNHYNQGLWVSPTLPRLSDSSSEKDGESPTQFKTNLLNYLRSYKESILEPFIQYVQKADFSAVRVFLIYSAPGKYYPNSNGSHLHAVSDLLCRHVDLPAKTTPQSEGPLAWGVVAQSSSLGAMGKNPADWLRGSILRCLASYKGSKKPMNSNASISIVYPSVDNVMNGYFGHESGGCLPYSKTTNEKQKWLQDYMYQWKAESYGRTRAMPHIKTYCRISPCLSKLAYFLLTSANLSKSAWGGPFGKDMGVYVRSYEVGVLFLPIFFDEEYLEISNTNNRKNKNLFPFMYELPLTPYKKDDYPWCN; the protein is encoded by the exons ATGGATTCCttcttaaaaagaaaaaatgtaaattcag aTAACAATGatgttaagaaaattaaaaaagaaatttgccCTCATTCCTTGAAgtgttttagaaaaaatcctCATCACTTTAAAGAATTTGATCATCCTCACC TTACAAAGCTTATTGAAACCAATACACAGATCGAAATACCAAGTGATTATCCTCAGCCcaaaaatgtatatttagaacaaattgatatattaaaaccactattaaaaatgatatcaaataaattgatgTCTTCTTCTGATATAAATTTACCATCAACAAGTTCttcatttaatgaaaattcaattaattataaacaaacagATAAAGATGCAACAGATATAAAAGTGAAATCTGAAAGTacgattaaaagaaaaaacagccCAAAGGATAATTTGcaagaaaaaaatcatacagaatcaaaaataaaaccacTACCTGGAACTATGttggaaaaattggaaagaaatgcaccatataatatattttttactactATTATTAAAGCCCCCCAAACTAAAGATCAACCCAACTCCATAACTTTTACAG ATTTATTATGTCCTAGCCTTGGTGCCTTGAAGTGttctttacaaataaatttcatgatTGATATTGATTGGTTGTTGAAGCAGTATAAAGAAAGAAATCTAAG ttCAAAACCACTAACAATTTTGTATGGGGATGATTGGCCAgatatggaaaaatttataaaaatgttttgtccTAATGTTACCAGCAAACTAGTGAAAATGAAAGATCCTTTCGGATGTCACCATTC gaAAATAGGAATTTATGTTTATGAAGATAATTCTCTTAGAGTTGTGGTTTCAACTGCAAATTTGTATTATGAGGACTGGAACCATTACAACCAAGG ATTGTGGGTTAGTCCTACTTTACCAAGATTGTCAGATTCTTCTTCAGAAAAAGACGGAGAATCACCTACACAATTCAAGACAAATCTATTGAACTATTTAAGAAGTTACAAAGAATCTATTTTGGAACCATTTATACAGTATGTACAGAAAGCAGATTTTAGTGCTGTTAG AGTATTCTTAATTTACTCAGCTCCCGGAAAGTATTATCCAAATAGTAATGGCAGTCATTTACATGCTGTTAGCGATTTACTTTGTCGGCACGTTGATTTACCAGCTAAAACTACTCCCCAAAGTGAAGGACCTCTGGCTTGGGGTGTAGTAGCTCAATCATCAAGTTTAGGTGCTATGGGGAAAAATCCTGCCGATTGGTTAAGGGGTTCCATTTTAAG gTGCTTGGCAAGCTATAAAGGAAGTAAAAAACCCATGAATTCTAATGCCAGTATTAGCATTGTATATCCCAGTGTTGATAATGTGATGAATGGATATTTTGGTCATGAAAGTGGTGGATGTTTGCCCTATTCAAAGACTActaatgaaaaacaaaagtgGTTACAGGATTATATGTa tCAATGGAAAGCTGAATCTTATGGTCGTACCCGAGCGATGCCACATATAAAAACTTATTGTCGAATTTCTCCATGTTTAAGCAAATTGGCTTATTTCTTATTGACTAGTGCTAATTTATCGAAATCTGCTTGGGGAGGTCCTTTCGGAAAAGACATGGGGGTTTATGTGAGATCTTATGAAGTCGGTGTATTATTTTTGCccatattttttgatgaagaaTACCTTGAAATTAGTAATACCAATAACaggaaaaataagaatttgtttCCTTTTATGTATGAACTTCCATTAACACCGTATAAAAAAGATGATTATCCATggtgtaattaa
- the LOC130890913 gene encoding UDP-glucuronic acid decarboxylase 1, producing the protein MSQISPRFKHILTVIIIIAVLFILIRSFHGASEADTEEKQLALLKFPEDVQRATYLLNDAYHKIEALEEKIISLEGRVPKTYPDVKFLNYLQRKRILITGGAGFVGSHLVDKLMLEGHEVIVADNFYTGRKTNVEQWIGHENFELIHHDIVNPLYIEVDDIYHLASPASPPHYMQNPVKTIKTNTLGTINVLGLARRLNAKVLIASTSEVYGDPDIHPQPETYWGHVNPIGPRACYDEGKRVSESLTYAYAKQENMQVRVARIFNTYGPRMHMNDGRVVSNFILQALQDDVITVYGSGEQTRSFQYISDLVEGLVALMNSNYSQPVNLGNPVEHTINEFATIIKNLVGGNSKIVHLSEVEDDPQRRRPDISRAKKILNWEPKVDLNVGLQKTVEYFRQELKRFRYTPKNKYLYNNYHP; encoded by the exons ATGAGCCAAATAAGTCCTCGATTCAAGCATATATTAACAGTTATCATTATTATTGCGG tattatttattttgatacgATCATTTCATGGAGCTAGTGAAGCTGATACTGAAGAGAAACAATTAGCTTTACTAAAATTTCCTGAAGATGTTCAACGTGCTACATATTTACTCAATGATGCTTATCATAAAATTGAAGCtctagaagaaaaaataatttcattagaaGGCAGAGTACCTAAGACTTATCCTGatgtgaaatttttgaattatttacaacGTAAAAGAATTTTG ATCACAGGAGGAGCAGGCTTTGTAGGATCTCACTTAGTGGACAAATTGATGTTAGAAGGACATGAAGTAATTGTCGCTGACAATTTTTATACaggaagaaaaacaaatgttgaACAGTGGATAGGAcatgaaaattttgaacttatCCATCATGACATTGTAAATCCTTTGTACATCGAAGTGGATGACATATACCATTTAGCTAGTCCAGCTAGCCCACCACATTATATGCAAAATCCCGTCAAAACTATTAAGACTAATACTTTAGGAACTATAAATGTTTTAG gTTTAGCTAGAAGATTGAATGCAAAAGTTTTAATAGCAAGTACTTCAGAAGTATATGGTGACCCTGACATACATCCACAACCAGAAACATACTGGGGCCATGTGAATCCCATAg gACCAAGAGCATGTTATGATGAAGGTAAACGGGTATCAGAATCACTGACTTACGCCTATGCCAAACAAGAAAATATGCAAGTACGAGTAGCtagaatttttaatacttaCGGACCAAGAATGCACATGAACGACGGAAGAGTTGTATCCAATTTCATATTGCAGGCACTTCAGGATGATGTAATAACA gTATATGGATCTGGAGAGCAAACACGATCCTTTCAATATATCTCTGATTTAGTAGAAGGCTTGGTAGCTTTAATGAATTCCAATTATTCACAACCAGTCAATTTGGGAAATCCTGTAGAGCATACAATAAATG AATTTgctacaataataaaaaatcttgttGGTGGTAACAGTAAAATAGTTCACTTAAGTGAAGTGGAAGACGATCCGCAACGAAGACGACCCGACATTTCTAGAGCGAAAAAGATTCTTAATTGGGAGCCAAAAGTCGATCTAAATGTTGGACTTCAAAAAACAGTCGAGTATTTCAGACAAGAACTCAAACGATTTAGATACACTCCTAAgaataaatatctttataatAACTACCATCCTTAA